In the genome of Ignisphaera cupida, one region contains:
- a CDS encoding SAM-dependent methyltransferase, protein MYIVIEHLEPCINKWILKEYEFVAKIFNGRVIFANVKNEKDLQILKKLGIVYKESVIEFLSNNPNVIVLDPMAYEELTTDDMKHSEYVVIGGIMGSHPPNGKTNKLITSKLPFAKARNIGKHQYTIAGAAYVAKLIESGKKLSEIKYVFGLKITKKLGKELELEIELPYAFPINEYGDVILPENYLTVVAEFVPVFESRILAGNNNVCQDEDDKVYGKPPEI, encoded by the coding sequence ATGTATATTGTGATAGAGCATTTAGAGCCTTGCATAAACAAGTGGATTTTAAAGGAGTATGAGTTTGTAGCAAAAATATTCAATGGAAGAGTAATTTTTGCTAATGTTAAAAATGAAAAGGATTTACAAATACTCAAAAAACTTGGAATAGTATATAAAGAGTCTGTTATAGAATTTCTAAGCAATAACCCGAATGTTATTGTATTGGATCCCATGGCTTATGAGGAACTTACAACAGATGATATGAAACATAGTGAATATGTTGTTATAGGAGGTATAATGGGTTCTCATCCACCAAATGGCAAAACAAATAAGCTTATAACATCTAAACTTCCATTTGCTAAGGCAAGAAACATTGGAAAGCATCAATACACTATTGCAGGTGCTGCATATGTTGCTAAGCTCATAGAAAGTGGAAAAAAGTTAAGTGAGATAAAGTATGTATTTGGCTTGAAAATAACGAAAAAGCTTGGTAAGGAGCTAGAACTTGAAATAGAATTGCCGTATGCTTTTCCAATTAATGAATATGGTGATGTTATTCTTCCAGAGAATTACTTAACAGTTGTTGCAGAATTTGTACCAGTATTTGAAAGTAGGATTTTAGCTGGAAATAATAATGTTTGTCAAGATGAAGATGACAAAGTATATGGAAAACCCCCTGAAATATAA
- a CDS encoding AAA family ATPase, with protein sequence MSGGREYLEALARKYVHEAMINEKIGNKVDAAKNYKKAAEIIMMLINNYKNDPMIHIYKSLAESYINKAKELEEESKLSVSIGGEKEESEEDVVKDYVLIEKPSVRFEDVIGLDNVKQAIMDSIVYPTKRPDLFPLGWPRNILLYGPPGCGKTLIAAAVANEIDGVFMQVDAASLMSKWLGEAEKRVAAIFKYARKIGVSKPVIIFIDEADGLLGVYESEIGGEARVRNQFLKELDGLSDKGKKFFIYVIAATNKPWKLDIGFLRRFQKRIYVPPPNKEARRNLFEYYTKFFKLAPDVDFNILAEKTEGYSASDIRDIVLEAYLKTVRELFKSNNFNESPRPITLKDFMEVLQHRKPSISQELLKLYEEWGKNFGAMA encoded by the coding sequence ATGAGTGGTGGACGTGAATATCTAGAAGCACTAGCTAGGAAATATGTTCATGAAGCAATGATAAATGAAAAAATTGGCAATAAAGTTGATGCTGCTAAAAACTATAAAAAAGCTGCTGAAATAATCATGATGCTTATAAATAACTACAAAAATGATCCAATGATACATATATATAAAAGTCTTGCCGAAAGCTATATTAACAAGGCTAAGGAACTTGAAGAAGAATCCAAACTCTCAGTATCTATAGGAGGTGAGAAAGAGGAATCTGAAGAGGATGTTGTGAAGGATTATGTTCTAATTGAAAAACCTTCTGTAAGATTCGAAGATGTGATAGGATTAGATAATGTGAAACAGGCAATAATGGATTCAATTGTTTATCCAACAAAAAGACCAGACCTCTTTCCACTTGGTTGGCCAAGAAACATACTTCTCTATGGCCCACCTGGATGTGGAAAGACGTTAATAGCTGCAGCTGTAGCTAATGAAATAGATGGAGTATTTATGCAAGTAGATGCAGCTAGTCTAATGTCAAAATGGCTAGGCGAAGCTGAGAAAAGAGTTGCTGCAATATTTAAATACGCCAGGAAAATAGGTGTGTCAAAGCCGGTTATAATATTTATTGATGAAGCTGACGGGTTATTGGGTGTATATGAAAGCGAAATTGGTGGTGAGGCCAGGGTTAGAAATCAGTTTTTAAAAGAATTGGATGGTCTAAGCGACAAAGGCAAAAAATTCTTCATTTATGTTATAGCTGCAACTAATAAGCCATGGAAACTTGACATAGGCTTTTTGAGAAGATTCCAAAAGAGAATATATGTACCACCACCTAATAAGGAGGCAAGAAGAAACTTATTTGAATACTATACCAAGTTCTTTAAACTTGCTCCCGATGTTGATTTCAATATCTTAGCAGAGAAAACAGAAGGCTATTCAGCAAGTGATATTAGAGATATTGTTTTAGAAGCTTATTTAAAAACCGTTAGAGAATTATTCAAATCAAATAACTTTAATGAGAGCCCGAGACCAATAACATTAAAGGATTTTATGGAGGTTCTTCAACATAGAAAACCAAGCATTTCGCAAGAACTCTTAAAGCTGTATGAAGAATGGGGTAAAAACTTCGGTGCAATGGCTTAA
- a CDS encoding U6 snRNA-associated Sm-like protein LSm6: MAATQQKPAITPMKLLRGSMNKTVLVKVKENTEFVGKLVMTDPTMNVVLEDATEYKDGGEDVIAKYGRILIRGSQILYICVDYTEARLRQASMS; this comes from the coding sequence ATGGCTGCAACTCAGCAAAAACCTGCAATAACTCCAATGAAACTATTAAGAGGTTCCATGAATAAAACAGTATTAGTGAAGGTGAAGGAGAATACAGAATTTGTTGGAAAACTTGTTATGACGGATCCAACAATGAATGTTGTTTTGGAGGATGCTACTGAGTATAAAGATGGTGGAGAAGATGTTATAGCAAAATATGGTAGAATATTGATCAGAGGAAGCCAAATACTCTACATATGCGTTGACTATACGGAAGCAAGATTAAGACA
- the rqcH gene encoding ribosome rescue protein RqcH translates to MSRQAVESFQKRQKNSMSWLDISVWINEQRKYVENSFIDNVYIYSKNLVVLKLRKSGENRPLYLVIEPGKRVSLSESGIDVEYSKNLSITWRSHIRDCRINSIEQYDRERIIMFKLSCEGTEKKLVIELLPRGTMILVDLADNVIIALEYRRMRDRVIVPKSKYVFPPKQWRESIDSSDFNNIIKNVKGGKQNIISYIIKTYGFPSEVVEAAFFICESSINSNKSLEEIIKCAINSVSNIIDAAIKNSDPCIIYANNEPIGFYPFIPPQFSGSTYRVEKYQSINEAINKYFIHDIENFIRKSRIEPIVSKIEKLKHTLQEMSSALKAYEDKKELLNKIVNIIERNYPEIETLHQCVQTVVKQLGWNSISKCSEKISSYDQAKGLYRIDVNGVSIELDVRKSLISIYNEYRKMLSDVDKGIERTVEEMNRIEKEIQRLSEETSLKEKSIKFVVSRKREWFEKFHWTITSSGFLILGGRDASQNIYLIKRFLHDNDIVMHADIHGGSAVIVKTNNRNIDEEALKEAAILAACYSKAWKMGLHSVNVFWVPGFQVSLSPPAGEYLPRGGFMVYGKKNYLNDVKLRLGIGLELTIDNENICNLRVVIGSENNVLRKSIAYMILEPGDLKIEEVVNEFLSELKKRGLEVVAMAIDLNELRTKIPGKSRIVKIAVNENAKEVLEKCLEHLM, encoded by the coding sequence ATGTCTCGTCAAGCTGTAGAGTCATTTCAAAAACGCCAAAAAAATTCTATGAGCTGGCTAGATATAAGTGTATGGATTAATGAGCAAAGAAAATATGTGGAGAACTCGTTTATTGATAATGTGTATATCTACTCAAAGAATTTAGTTGTTTTAAAGCTAAGGAAAAGTGGAGAGAATAGACCTCTTTACTTGGTTATTGAACCTGGGAAAAGAGTTTCACTATCAGAATCCGGTATAGATGTAGAATACTCAAAGAATTTATCTATCACATGGAGATCTCACATAAGAGACTGTAGAATTAATTCTATTGAGCAATATGATAGAGAAAGAATAATAATGTTTAAACTTAGTTGTGAAGGCACTGAAAAAAAGCTTGTTATAGAGCTATTGCCCAGGGGCACAATGATTTTAGTAGACCTAGCTGATAATGTGATAATAGCTTTAGAATACAGAAGAATGAGAGATAGGGTAATAGTTCCTAAATCAAAATATGTTTTCCCTCCTAAGCAATGGCGTGAATCAATTGATTCTTCAGATTTTAATAATATTATAAAAAATGTTAAAGGAGGTAAACAAAACATTATCTCTTATATTATAAAGACCTATGGATTTCCATCAGAAGTTGTTGAAGCAGCTTTTTTCATATGCGAATCATCGATTAATTCAAACAAATCTCTGGAGGAAATCATTAAATGTGCAATAAACAGTGTAAGCAATATTATTGATGCTGCAATTAAAAATTCTGATCCATGTATAATATATGCTAATAATGAACCAATCGGGTTTTACCCCTTTATTCCACCACAATTTAGTGGTAGTACCTATAGAGTTGAAAAATATCAAAGCATTAATGAAGCAATAAACAAATATTTTATTCATGACATAGAGAATTTTATTCGCAAATCAAGGATAGAGCCTATTGTAAGTAAAATTGAGAAGTTGAAACATACTTTACAGGAAATGAGCTCAGCACTAAAAGCATATGAGGATAAGAAAGAGCTTTTAAATAAGATTGTTAACATTATTGAAAGAAACTATCCAGAAATAGAAACTTTGCATCAGTGTGTTCAAACAGTTGTTAAGCAGCTTGGTTGGAACTCCATAAGTAAATGCAGTGAAAAAATTTCTAGTTATGATCAAGCCAAGGGATTATATCGTATTGATGTAAATGGGGTTTCAATAGAACTGGATGTAAGAAAATCACTGATTTCAATATACAATGAATATAGAAAGATGTTAAGCGATGTTGATAAAGGTATTGAGAGAACAGTTGAGGAAATGAATAGAATTGAGAAAGAAATTCAAAGATTAAGTGAGGAAACAAGTTTAAAGGAGAAAAGTATTAAGTTTGTAGTTTCTAGAAAAAGGGAGTGGTTTGAAAAATTCCACTGGACCATAACATCATCGGGGTTCTTGATTCTTGGAGGTAGGGATGCAAGTCAAAACATTTACCTCATCAAAAGATTTTTGCATGATAACGATATTGTAATGCATGCTGATATTCATGGCGGTAGTGCAGTGATTGTGAAAACAAATAATAGAAATATTGATGAAGAAGCGTTGAAAGAGGCAGCTATTTTAGCTGCGTGCTATAGCAAGGCCTGGAAAATGGGTTTACATTCTGTGAATGTTTTTTGGGTTCCTGGATTCCAGGTATCCCTATCTCCTCCAGCTGGGGAATATCTTCCACGTGGAGGATTTATGGTTTATGGAAAAAAGAATTACTTAAATGATGTAAAGCTTAGATTAGGTATAGGATTAGAGCTTACCATAGATAATGAAAACATTTGTAATCTTAGGGTTGTTATTGGTTCAGAAAATAATGTTCTAAGAAAAAGTATTGCCTATATGATTTTGGAACCAGGGGACCTAAAAATTGAGGAAGTGGTAAATGAGTTTCTAAGTGAATTGAAGAAAAGAGGTTTAGAGGTTGTTGCTATGGCTATTGATTTAAATGAATTAAGAACTAAAATACCTGGAAAAAGTAGAATAGTTAAAATAGCTGTAAATGAAAATGCTAAAGAGGTGCTGGAAAAATGCTTAGAGCATCTGATGTGA
- a CDS encoding CBS domain-containing protein produces MLRASDVMVPNPICVRINATVYDAIKTMEKYNIASVIVVDENDIVFGVVTAKDIVIKTIAKGLDPKLVNITQILSKPVTVVDPDTPLKDVINLMIGTGHGHIPVVNKIGKVIGIVTIDDVLKYVPELLEYVEMKSR; encoded by the coding sequence ATGCTTAGAGCATCTGATGTGATGGTTCCTAACCCAATTTGTGTAAGGATAAATGCAACGGTATATGATGCGATAAAAACAATGGAGAAATACAATATAGCATCAGTTATAGTTGTTGATGAAAATGATATTGTATTCGGTGTTGTAACTGCAAAGGACATAGTGATAAAGACTATTGCAAAAGGTCTTGACCCAAAACTTGTCAATATTACTCAAATACTTTCAAAACCAGTTACAGTAGTAGACCCCGATACACCACTAAAGGATGTTATAAATCTGATGATTGGTACAGGTCATGGTCACATTCCAGTTGTCAACAAAATCGGAAAAGTTATAGGCATTGTGACAATAGATGATGTATTAAAATATGTGCCAGAGCTGTTGGAGTATGTAGAGATGAAAAGTAGGTAA
- a CDS encoding CdvA-like protein, producing the protein MGITIENVASSIGQTITDIYGRKVGVLVSVYSDFDGKVTAVEIMTNDMTYETLSSDRLEHGIDGIKILPEWVIEARKIERKLDVIKKRFKALEELYKKNQIAQHAYKELKEKFAKEIEHVKIETKNTKELLRKRINELENFVIHIEKAMTHLIVSYTAGEIPETGFKISADFMRFARQAAIDERKDLDKHLGLIEKLEQELVSIVSGFEESQTIATPAQPVTQPSPTPLAVKVVS; encoded by the coding sequence ACCATAGAGAATGTTGCTTCAAGTATTGGTCAAACCATAACAGATATTTATGGTAGAAAAGTTGGTGTTTTGGTGAGTGTCTATAGCGATTTCGATGGTAAGGTAACAGCTGTTGAGATAATGACCAATGATATGACATATGAAACTCTTTCAAGTGATAGGTTAGAGCATGGAATAGATGGAATCAAGATTCTTCCAGAATGGGTTATTGAGGCTAGAAAAATTGAGCGCAAGTTAGATGTGATAAAGAAGAGATTCAAAGCCTTAGAGGAGCTCTATAAAAAGAATCAAATTGCTCAACACGCTTATAAAGAACTCAAAGAAAAATTTGCAAAGGAGATTGAACATGTTAAGATAGAGACAAAGAATACTAAGGAGCTTCTGCGCAAGAGAATAAACGAATTGGAGAACTTTGTTATACATATAGAGAAGGCTATGACACATCTAATAGTAAGCTATACAGCAGGAGAAATACCGGAAACAGGGTTTAAAATATCTGCAGATTTCATGAGATTTGCTAGACAAGCTGCAATAGATGAAAGAAAGGATTTGGATAAACATCTAGGTCTAATTGAAAAATTAGAACAAGAACTTGTTTCAATAGTATCAGGATTTGAAGAATCACAAACAATTGCTACACCAGCTCAGCCAGTCACTCAACCATCTCCAACTCCTCTAGCCGTGAAGGTTGTAAGTTAG